The following coding sequences are from one Kosakonia sp. H02 window:
- the nagB gene encoding glucosamine-6-phosphate deaminase — MRLIPLATAEQVGKWAARHIVNRINAFKPTADRPFVLGLPTGGTPLTAYKALGEMHKAGQVSFQHVVTFNMDEYVGLAKDHPESYHSFMHRNFFDHVDIPAENINLLDGNAPDIDAECRRYEDKIRSYGKIHLFMGGVGNDGHIAFNEPASSLASRTRIKTLTHDTRVANSRFFDGDVNQVPKYALTVGVGTLLDAEEVMILVLGNVKAQALQAAVEGNVNHMWTISCLQLHPKAVVVCDEPSTMELKVKTLKYFNELEAENIKGL, encoded by the coding sequence ATGAGACTGATTCCCCTGGCGACAGCTGAACAAGTCGGCAAATGGGCAGCCCGCCATATCGTCAACCGCATCAACGCATTCAAACCCACCGCAGACCGCCCGTTCGTTCTCGGCCTGCCTACCGGCGGAACCCCTCTCACCGCGTACAAAGCATTAGGTGAAATGCACAAAGCGGGCCAGGTTAGCTTCCAGCACGTTGTCACCTTCAACATGGATGAATATGTCGGTCTGGCGAAAGATCATCCGGAAAGCTACCACAGCTTTATGCACCGCAACTTCTTCGACCACGTTGATATTCCGGCTGAAAATATTAACCTGCTTGATGGCAATGCGCCCGATATTGACGCAGAATGCCGCCGTTACGAAGACAAAATCCGCTCTTACGGCAAAATCCATCTGTTTATGGGTGGCGTAGGTAACGATGGTCACATCGCGTTCAATGAACCGGCCTCTTCTCTGGCATCGCGTACCCGCATAAAAACCCTGACCCACGACACCCGCGTGGCAAACTCTCGCTTCTTCGACGGCGATGTTAATCAGGTACCGAAATACGCCCTGACGGTCGGCGTTGGCACTCTGCTTGACGCAGAAGAAGTGATGATTCTGGTGCTGGGTAACGTAAAGGCGCAGGCGCTGCAAGCCGCTGTTGAAGGTAACGTCAACCACATGTGGACCATTAGCTGCCTGCAACTGCATCCGAAAGCGGTTGTCGTCTGCGACGAACCATCCACGATGGAACTTAAAGTCAAGACGCTGAAATACTTTAACGAGTTAGAAGCGGAAAATATCAAAGGTCTGTAA